The following proteins are encoded in a genomic region of Mycolicibacterium rutilum:
- a CDS encoding zinc-dependent alcohol dehydrogenase — MVSTRRLSGIGLRFWWGGQRLVNWHDHCAIAAAGHETHGDPGEQYFEMVNWHYHCAIVIARDELVERVLAAVRTAPNTTELRELPWPELSDDSALLKVEVAGICGTDVKMYSKPPFDEPVIMGHENVGTIAAVGEKFTRLHGVGEGDRIFVEHYVGCYKCEWCRIGEYRHCEATDWRTNADARRYGYTSANNPGTLWGGFSEYMYLPWNAVVHKVPDSVDAELAGLVTPLSNGIEWALIAAGVGYADTVLIQGPGQQGLSQVVACKQAGASQIIVTGATRDKARLDLALQLGADEVIDIDAEAPYDRIMDLTDGRGVDFVLDCTSRAGVAPVLLGIDALKRREGTLLIQGELSAFPDFPVKKLTEKAITIKSARGHSYRACELALEQLASRRFPLERLSTHRFPLNQVDRAIRALAGDTEDADVIHISLMPWLGKEP; from the coding sequence GTGGTCAGCACGCGGCGGCTGTCAGGCATCGGTCTCCGGTTCTGGTGGGGCGGGCAGCGCTTGGTAAATTGGCATGACCATTGTGCCATAGCCGCTGCGGGCCATGAGACTCATGGCGACCCTGGTGAGCAGTACTTCGAAATGGTAAATTGGCATTACCATTGTGCCATAGTGATTGCGAGGGATGAGTTGGTCGAGCGCGTACTGGCTGCTGTACGCACGGCGCCGAACACGACCGAGTTGCGGGAGTTGCCTTGGCCCGAACTGTCCGATGATTCCGCGCTTCTGAAGGTCGAGGTCGCAGGGATCTGCGGCACGGATGTCAAGATGTACTCCAAACCGCCGTTCGACGAACCGGTGATCATGGGGCACGAGAACGTCGGCACCATTGCCGCGGTCGGGGAGAAATTCACCCGGTTGCATGGCGTGGGTGAAGGCGATCGAATCTTCGTCGAGCATTACGTTGGTTGCTACAAGTGTGAATGGTGCCGTATCGGCGAATACCGACACTGCGAGGCAACCGACTGGCGCACTAACGCCGACGCGCGCAGGTACGGTTACACCTCAGCCAACAACCCCGGAACGCTGTGGGGTGGCTTCTCGGAATACATGTACTTGCCCTGGAATGCTGTGGTACACAAGGTGCCCGACAGTGTCGATGCTGAACTGGCCGGTCTCGTAACTCCCTTGTCGAACGGCATCGAGTGGGCACTGATCGCCGCAGGTGTTGGATACGCCGACACTGTCCTGATTCAAGGACCGGGCCAGCAGGGACTGTCGCAAGTCGTGGCTTGCAAGCAAGCCGGCGCGTCCCAGATCATCGTTACGGGCGCAACGCGGGACAAAGCTCGCCTGGACCTCGCGCTGCAACTCGGCGCGGACGAAGTGATCGACATTGACGCCGAAGCTCCTTACGACCGGATCATGGATCTGACTGACGGCCGTGGCGTCGACTTCGTGCTCGACTGCACTTCGCGGGCTGGTGTTGCACCGGTTTTGCTTGGCATCGACGCCTTGAAACGCCGTGAGGGCACGTTGCTGATTCAGGGTGAACTCTCCGCGTTCCCCGATTTCCCGGTGAAGAAGCTCACCGAGAAGGCCATCACTATCAAGAGCGCACGCGGCCATAGTTACCGCGCGTGTGAGCTCGCGCTCGAACAGCTTGCGTCGCGCAGGTTCCCGCTGGAGCGGCTGTCTACGCACAGATTCCCGCTCAATCAGGTCGACAGGGCTATCAGAGCGCTGGCCGGCGACACGGAGGACGCCGACGTCATCCATATTTCGCTGATGCCTTGGCTGGGAAAGGAGCCCTGA
- a CDS encoding 4-carboxy-4-hydroxy-2-oxoadipate aldolase/oxaloacetate decarboxylase: MSVVVRNPPRAHPAVREELAQFGVATIHEAQGRTGLLAAYMTPIYTGARVCGSAVTVSVPPDDNWMIHVAVEQCQAGDVLVVAPEEPSECGYFGELLATALAARGVGGLVIDAGCRDVTELAAMKFPVWSKCVSAQGTVKKRLGSVNIGITCAGAWVEPGDVVVGDDDGVVVVPRAEAAAVAAASKLRETKEAENQKRYMRGELSLDVNNMRADLVRAGLRYVDYKDAVR, translated from the coding sequence GTGTCCGTCGTCGTTCGCAATCCACCTCGCGCCCATCCCGCGGTGCGGGAGGAACTTGCCCAGTTCGGCGTTGCGACCATCCATGAAGCGCAGGGCCGCACCGGGCTGCTCGCTGCGTACATGACGCCGATCTACACCGGCGCACGGGTCTGCGGATCGGCGGTGACTGTCAGTGTGCCGCCAGATGACAACTGGATGATCCATGTGGCGGTGGAGCAGTGTCAGGCAGGTGATGTCCTGGTGGTCGCTCCCGAAGAGCCCTCGGAGTGTGGGTATTTCGGTGAATTGCTGGCCACGGCACTCGCGGCCCGTGGCGTGGGCGGTCTGGTGATCGACGCCGGATGCCGGGACGTCACCGAACTCGCCGCCATGAAGTTCCCGGTCTGGTCGAAATGTGTCTCAGCACAGGGCACGGTCAAGAAACGTCTTGGCTCGGTCAATATTGGGATCACCTGTGCCGGCGCCTGGGTCGAACCGGGTGACGTCGTGGTCGGCGACGACGACGGGGTCGTCGTCGTCCCCCGCGCGGAGGCCGCTGCCGTCGCAGCGGCATCCAAGCTGCGCGAGACCAAGGAAGCTGAGAACCAGAAGCGTTACATGCGTGGTGAACTGAGCCTCGATGTCAACAACATGCGTGCCGACCTTGTCCGCGCGGGGCTGCGCTACGTCGACTATAAGGATGCCGTGCGGTGA
- a CDS encoding amidohydrolase family protein: MIIDIHGHYTTAPPAHQAFRDQQLAALEDPSAPAPAAPRIGDDELRESVENNQLRVLRERGGDLMLLSPRASGMEHHVADQATATAWARASNDLVHRVAQLYPYAFAPVAQLPQTPSGDLRPVVDELRRCLDELGFVGCNVNPDPTAGYWTTPPMTDEYWYPLYEAMIDLEVPAMLHVSTSCNPNFHTLGAHYLNADTSVFMQFVQSDLFQRYPKLTFVIPHGGGAVPYHWGRYRGLAARLGRPDPSELLRNVFFDTCVYHQAGIDLLHRVIGPANLLFASEMLGAVRGADPDTGVAWDDTLVYINKLGLGEEDHHAVVQGNARRVYPRLDRYLASKKPVGNGSAAVDVCFG; this comes from the coding sequence GTGATCATCGACATCCATGGTCATTACACCACCGCGCCACCAGCGCATCAGGCGTTTCGCGACCAACAGCTCGCGGCGTTGGAGGACCCGAGCGCGCCCGCACCGGCAGCGCCGAGGATCGGTGACGACGAGCTCCGAGAGAGCGTCGAGAACAACCAGCTGCGCGTGCTTCGCGAGCGGGGTGGTGATCTGATGCTTTTATCCCCGAGAGCTTCCGGGATGGAGCACCATGTAGCGGACCAGGCCACTGCCACCGCGTGGGCCCGCGCGTCCAACGACCTGGTCCACCGTGTGGCCCAGCTGTATCCCTACGCTTTCGCGCCAGTGGCTCAGTTGCCGCAGACACCTAGTGGAGATCTGCGTCCCGTGGTCGACGAGCTACGACGTTGCTTGGATGAACTCGGTTTCGTCGGGTGCAACGTCAACCCGGACCCAACGGCCGGGTACTGGACGACGCCCCCGATGACGGACGAATACTGGTACCCGCTGTACGAGGCCATGATCGACTTGGAAGTGCCTGCGATGCTTCATGTCTCTACCTCGTGTAATCCAAACTTCCACACTCTGGGCGCGCACTATCTCAATGCTGACACGAGCGTCTTCATGCAGTTCGTACAGTCCGATTTGTTCCAGCGATACCCAAAGTTGACCTTTGTGATCCCGCATGGAGGCGGCGCCGTCCCGTACCACTGGGGCCGTTACCGCGGCTTGGCCGCTCGGCTGGGCAGGCCAGACCCAAGCGAACTCCTGCGAAATGTATTCTTCGACACCTGCGTCTATCACCAGGCTGGAATCGACCTGCTGCACCGAGTGATCGGTCCGGCGAACCTGCTCTTCGCATCCGAAATGCTCGGCGCGGTTCGTGGAGCCGACCCGGACACCGGAGTCGCATGGGACGACACGCTGGTCTACATCAACAAGCTCGGTCTGGGCGAGGAAGATCACCACGCGGTGGTCCAGGGGAATGCGCGCCGGGTGTATCCCCGGCTGGACCGGTATTTGGCCAGTAAGAAACCCGTCGGCAACGGATCCGCCGCCGTCGACGTCTGTTTCGGATGA
- a CDS encoding cytochrome P450: protein MSTIPEFDVDIFSDEVLQDPFPTYARMRELGPVVRLTVNGVLAVARYAEVRAVLMDHTRFISGKGVGFNSQFNEVRQHSVIASDSPRHDMLRGVLQDRLGPRSIRNVERVIRPRAQSLVDEMTRRGSFDAVIDFGQVFPVEVVGELIGLPVDARSELLRWANGAFNAFGPPGDRTSAGLADIAEQFEYIRTVATRDQLAPGSMGAAVYEAADAGIIPEEYCLHLLSAYLTAGMDTTVNALGAMVWLLGSHPEQWQELRRLPHRVNAVVNEVLRIEAPAQLFSRVAAVDADVSGIEIAAGERVAVIYGSANRDERQYPDPDKFDIHRNAAGHLTFGTGLHACAGQVLARIELQAVLESMIERVETLTVGDPTRKLNNVLRGFSHIPATFTPAPVKDPVLSGETA from the coding sequence GTGAGCACGATCCCAGAGTTCGACGTCGACATCTTTTCCGACGAGGTGTTGCAGGATCCGTTCCCCACGTACGCCCGCATGCGGGAGCTGGGGCCGGTCGTCCGTCTGACCGTGAATGGCGTGCTCGCGGTGGCGCGGTATGCCGAAGTGCGTGCAGTTTTGATGGACCACACTCGATTCATATCCGGCAAAGGTGTCGGCTTCAACAGTCAGTTCAACGAGGTCCGTCAACACAGCGTCATCGCGTCTGACTCGCCACGCCACGACATGCTGCGCGGTGTTCTTCAGGATCGGCTCGGGCCCCGTTCGATTCGCAATGTGGAGAGGGTCATTCGGCCCAGAGCTCAATCGCTCGTCGACGAGATGACCAGAAGAGGATCCTTCGACGCGGTGATCGACTTCGGTCAGGTCTTTCCCGTCGAGGTCGTCGGAGAGCTGATCGGGCTCCCCGTTGATGCTCGATCGGAGTTGCTGCGCTGGGCCAACGGTGCCTTCAACGCCTTTGGACCGCCGGGCGATCGCACGTCGGCGGGCCTGGCCGACATCGCCGAGCAGTTCGAGTACATCCGCACCGTCGCAACGAGGGACCAACTGGCGCCGGGCAGCATGGGGGCCGCAGTATACGAAGCGGCCGACGCCGGGATCATCCCCGAGGAGTACTGCCTCCACCTACTTTCGGCGTATCTCACGGCGGGGATGGACACGACCGTCAACGCGCTTGGGGCGATGGTGTGGCTGCTCGGTTCGCATCCCGAGCAGTGGCAGGAGCTTCGCAGGTTGCCCCACCGGGTCAACGCAGTGGTGAATGAGGTGTTGAGGATCGAAGCACCTGCGCAGCTCTTCTCCCGTGTCGCAGCGGTGGACGCCGACGTGAGCGGGATCGAGATCGCCGCGGGCGAGCGGGTAGCTGTCATCTATGGCAGCGCCAATCGCGATGAGCGCCAGTATCCCGACCCAGACAAATTCGACATTCACCGAAACGCCGCGGGCCATCTGACCTTTGGAACCGGTCTTCATGCCTGCGCGGGCCAGGTATTGGCCCGGATCGAGCTCCAGGCAGTGTTGGAATCGATGATCGAGCGCGTCGAGACGCTCACAGTCGGAGATCCCACCCGCAAGCTAAACAACGTGTTGCGTGGATTCTCGCATATTCCTGCAACTTTCACGCCCGCTCCGGTCAAGGATCCAGTCCTTTCCGGAGAAACGGCGTGA
- a CDS encoding aldehyde dehydrogenase family protein produces MIGRRHSHIYVDGVWRKADSDAIIDLTDPATEDWVGSVPDGNSADVASAAIAARAALPAWAEAPSNDRATLIAALADGFDERREEIARLVTAQNGAVISRSRRTNGTRPIALYRHYAEEAGSFEPEVASADGKGIVRREPVGVVGIIIPWNAPQSLLAHKLAPALAAGCTVVVKPAQETSLDSLLIGELAAAVGFPPGVINVVTGGRLTGAAVVDDPNIDMVSFTGSTGAGRAVASRAGHLLKPVIAELGGKSAAVLLDDADLELFSDNLVTTCLPNTGQVCYSCTRVIAPRARFGDVLDVVTSSLASAQVGDPLDPKTVFGPLVSAAQRARVEDYIDSARAEGARVILGGGRPSNPTGFYVEPTVIVDVDRTMRVFREEIFGPVLVVVPHGGDDDATRVANDSSYGLGGAVFSRDVERATAVARNMQTARISINARDHGVSDPADGYKDSGVGGSLDISSHLRLKSIARAVN; encoded by the coding sequence GTGATCGGCAGGCGCCACAGCCATATCTATGTCGATGGTGTCTGGCGGAAGGCCGATTCCGATGCCATCATCGACCTCACCGATCCGGCCACCGAGGACTGGGTCGGCAGCGTCCCCGACGGCAACAGCGCGGACGTAGCATCGGCGGCGATCGCGGCACGCGCCGCGCTGCCGGCGTGGGCCGAAGCGCCGTCCAACGATCGTGCAACCCTGATCGCCGCGCTGGCCGACGGTTTCGATGAACGGCGCGAGGAGATCGCGCGCCTCGTCACGGCCCAGAATGGAGCCGTCATCTCGAGGTCACGTCGTACCAATGGCACTCGTCCCATAGCTCTCTACCGCCACTATGCCGAGGAAGCCGGATCCTTCGAGCCCGAAGTCGCCAGTGCCGACGGGAAGGGCATTGTCAGACGTGAACCGGTAGGCGTCGTCGGGATCATCATCCCGTGGAATGCGCCACAGTCCTTACTTGCCCACAAGCTGGCTCCGGCTCTAGCCGCAGGGTGCACGGTCGTTGTGAAACCTGCGCAGGAAACATCTTTGGACTCATTGCTCATCGGGGAGCTCGCTGCTGCAGTCGGCTTTCCTCCCGGTGTGATCAACGTCGTCACCGGTGGCCGCCTTACAGGGGCCGCAGTGGTAGACGATCCGAACATAGACATGGTGTCCTTCACCGGTTCCACGGGTGCCGGTCGCGCAGTCGCCTCGCGTGCAGGCCATCTCTTGAAGCCGGTCATAGCGGAGTTGGGCGGAAAGTCGGCGGCCGTGCTGCTCGACGATGCAGACCTCGAGCTCTTTTCCGACAACTTGGTCACCACCTGCCTGCCGAATACGGGTCAGGTCTGCTACTCATGCACGCGTGTCATCGCACCTCGCGCACGCTTCGGGGATGTGCTCGACGTCGTCACATCATCCTTGGCCAGTGCGCAGGTGGGTGACCCGCTGGATCCAAAGACAGTCTTCGGTCCGCTTGTCAGCGCGGCGCAGCGCGCACGTGTCGAGGACTACATCGACTCGGCTCGTGCCGAAGGAGCTCGGGTGATCCTCGGAGGTGGCCGTCCGTCCAACCCGACCGGTTTCTATGTCGAGCCCACGGTGATCGTCGACGTCGATCGTACGATGCGCGTGTTCCGCGAAGAGATATTCGGACCCGTGCTGGTCGTAGTTCCTCATGGTGGAGATGATGACGCAACTCGCGTGGCCAATGATTCGTCCTATGGGCTAGGCGGCGCGGTGTTCAGTCGTGACGTCGAGCGTGCGACGGCGGTGGCGCGCAATATGCAGACCGCCCGCATTTCGATCAACGCGCGGGACCACGGTGTCTCCGACCCAGCCGATGGATACAAAGACAGCGGAGTCGGCGGCTCGCTCGATATTTCCTCCCACCTTCGACTCAAGTCCATTGCGCGAGCGGTGAACTGA
- a CDS encoding IclR family transcriptional regulator: MQKPSLAGMERDSTGKPPQYPIESVDNALRLLLLLGERSEIRLTDASEYLRVASSTAHRLLSMLQYRGFVRQDPASKAYQPGPSLTNVAFAVHSRMDIPRTAAPILRQLVDTLQETVHVGTLDGRLVRFIAALESPSAVRVISRLGSTRPAHCTSTGKVLLAGLSDDELDQLYPDPHLEPLTEHSVRTLTELRTQLAEVRKSGFAISRQESEEGVASVAVAVPQGGSGIRLALNASAPSYRFRPSDVREACSALKDAAAELARNLG; the protein is encoded by the coding sequence ATGCAGAAACCCTCACTCGCGGGCATGGAGCGTGACAGCACAGGGAAGCCCCCGCAATATCCGATCGAGTCTGTCGACAACGCTCTTCGCCTACTCCTCCTCCTAGGAGAGCGCTCTGAGATCCGGCTCACTGACGCCAGTGAGTACCTGCGCGTCGCTTCATCGACCGCGCATCGCCTGTTATCGATGCTTCAGTACCGTGGGTTCGTCCGCCAAGATCCGGCCAGCAAGGCGTACCAGCCCGGACCGTCCCTGACAAACGTGGCGTTCGCTGTCCACTCCAGGATGGACATACCACGCACGGCCGCCCCGATTCTGCGCCAGCTGGTCGACACGCTTCAGGAAACCGTGCACGTAGGAACGTTGGACGGCAGACTGGTTCGCTTCATCGCGGCACTCGAAAGCCCTTCTGCCGTCCGGGTGATCTCGCGTTTGGGTAGCACGCGTCCTGCACACTGCACGTCGACCGGCAAAGTCCTACTCGCCGGCCTATCCGACGACGAGCTGGACCAGTTGTACCCCGACCCACATTTGGAGCCACTCACTGAGCATTCCGTGCGCACTCTCACCGAACTGCGCACTCAATTGGCAGAGGTCAGGAAAAGCGGGTTCGCGATCAGCAGGCAGGAAAGTGAGGAAGGCGTCGCGTCTGTTGCCGTGGCGGTACCCCAAGGTGGTTCCGGGATAAGGCTGGCACTAAACGCGTCAGCGCCGAGTTATCGATTCCGGCCCTCCGATGTTCGCGAAGCTTGCAGTGCCCTAAAAGACGCCGCCGCCGAGCTAGCCCGCAATCTCGGCTGA
- a CDS encoding aromatic ring-hydroxylating dioxygenase subunit alpha: MQDHGEVLEAVRTGMIPAHVYNDKQIFSLEKERLFSRAWLFVAHESEIPQPGDYVVRQVLQDSFIVARDSAGEIRVMFNMCLHRGMQVCRAEMGNASNFRCPYHGWSYRNDGRIIGLPFHQEAYGGDAGFNKAGQTLLPAPSVASYNGLIFLSMDPDAESLEEYLGDFRFYLDFYTKQGPNGLEVRGPQRWRVKANWKIAAENFAGDMYHTPQTHTSVVEIGLFREPKANKRKDGATYWAGRGGGTTYKLPEGSFEDRMSYVGYPADMISRAKATWTEQQQQVVGTDGFMISAATCFPNISFVHNWPKVEDGEHVLPFISIRVWQPISENETEVLSWFAVDSDAPADFKADSYKAYLMCFGSTGMFEQDDVENWVSLTNTAGGSMARRLRLNSRMGLLADDARVVDTLSSAQFHGPGYAQLGYNENNQRQLLRLWADYLDMPPLRVDPATVLTDNPQGIEPMVQTNGGAVAGIDSESATTSVTL; encoded by the coding sequence ATGCAGGATCACGGTGAGGTGTTAGAGGCTGTACGCACTGGCATGATCCCGGCGCACGTGTATAACGACAAGCAGATTTTTTCGCTCGAGAAGGAGCGCTTGTTCAGTCGGGCGTGGTTGTTCGTGGCGCACGAATCGGAGATTCCGCAACCGGGGGACTACGTGGTCAGACAAGTGTTGCAGGATTCGTTCATCGTCGCTCGTGATTCTGCGGGCGAGATCCGGGTGATGTTCAATATGTGCCTCCATCGCGGTATGCAGGTTTGTCGGGCGGAGATGGGGAACGCGTCGAACTTCAGATGCCCGTACCACGGGTGGTCTTACCGCAACGACGGCCGCATTATCGGCCTGCCGTTTCACCAAGAGGCCTACGGAGGAGACGCCGGGTTCAACAAGGCGGGGCAGACCCTGTTGCCAGCGCCGAGTGTGGCCAGCTACAACGGGTTGATCTTCCTGTCGATGGATCCTGACGCGGAATCGCTTGAAGAGTATCTGGGTGATTTCAGGTTCTATCTCGATTTCTACACCAAGCAGGGCCCCAACGGCCTTGAGGTGCGGGGTCCGCAGCGTTGGCGGGTAAAAGCGAACTGGAAGATCGCAGCTGAGAATTTCGCCGGGGACATGTACCACACACCTCAGACGCACACGTCTGTGGTGGAGATCGGCTTGTTCCGAGAGCCGAAGGCCAACAAGCGCAAAGACGGCGCCACGTATTGGGCGGGTAGAGGTGGGGGCACCACATACAAGCTGCCCGAGGGGAGTTTCGAAGACCGGATGAGCTATGTGGGCTACCCGGCGGACATGATTAGTCGAGCCAAGGCCACATGGACCGAGCAGCAGCAACAAGTCGTCGGCACCGACGGGTTCATGATCTCGGCCGCGACGTGCTTTCCCAACATCAGTTTCGTGCACAACTGGCCGAAAGTGGAGGACGGCGAGCACGTCTTGCCGTTCATTTCAATCCGGGTATGGCAGCCCATTAGCGAGAACGAAACTGAGGTGCTGTCCTGGTTTGCGGTGGATTCTGATGCCCCGGCAGACTTTAAGGCGGACTCGTATAAGGCTTATTTGATGTGTTTCGGCTCGACGGGAATGTTCGAACAAGACGATGTCGAGAACTGGGTGTCGCTGACCAACACCGCGGGGGGTTCCATGGCCCGCCGACTGCGGCTGAACAGCCGGATGGGGCTGCTCGCAGACGATGCCCGGGTGGTCGACACCCTAAGCAGCGCTCAATTCCACGGGCCTGGATACGCTCAGCTCGGTTACAACGAGAACAATCAACGGCAATTGTTGAGGCTCTGGGCCGACTACCTGGACATGCCGCCGCTGCGAGTCGACCCGGCTACGGTGCTCACGGACAACCCGCAAGGTATTGAGCCGATGGTGCAGACCAACGGCGGGGCCGTCGCCGGTATCGACTCGGAGTCGGCTACGACGTCGGTGACGCTGTGA
- a CDS encoding 3-phenylpropionate/cinnamic acid dioxygenase subunit beta, which produces MAPSVLGAHAARAQRVGDPLPFDDSRHLEAHRFLVNEAYLLDAQDYDRWLGVLTEDIHYYMPVRITTAAGAGFDSSPGMAHFDENKYSLSRRVARFATEHAWTEDPPSRLRHFITNVRTFLSDDADYLVVDSAELLFRSRGDVNESTLLSCGREDLLRRDGNALKLARRTICVDESVLRMQNLAVFL; this is translated from the coding sequence ATGGCCCCATCGGTACTCGGTGCGCACGCCGCGCGCGCCCAACGCGTCGGCGACCCGTTACCGTTCGACGATTCTCGCCATCTGGAGGCGCATCGCTTCCTCGTCAACGAGGCGTACCTCCTCGATGCCCAAGACTACGACAGGTGGCTGGGTGTTCTTACCGAGGACATTCACTATTACATGCCGGTGCGGATCACCACCGCCGCCGGCGCCGGATTCGATAGCTCACCGGGAATGGCGCATTTCGACGAGAACAAATACTCACTCAGTCGCCGCGTTGCCCGATTCGCCACCGAGCATGCCTGGACTGAGGATCCGCCGTCGCGTCTGCGTCACTTCATCACCAATGTGCGCACATTCCTCAGCGACGATGCCGACTACCTCGTGGTCGACAGCGCTGAGTTGTTGTTCCGCAGCCGTGGCGACGTCAATGAGTCCACGCTCCTCTCATGCGGTCGTGAGGATCTTCTACGTCGCGATGGCAACGCGCTCAAACTCGCACGCCGCACAATCTGCGTCGATGAATCAGTGCTTCGAATGCAAAATCTGGCGGTCTTCCTATGA
- the hcaB gene encoding 3-(cis-5,6-dihydroxycyclohexa-1,3-dien-1-yl)propanoate dehydrogenase, whose protein sequence is MTGWLAGKRALIVGGGSGIGRATVDAFLNEDARVAVLEYDSGKCATLRHQLPDVPVIEGDGTTRTANDEAVQVAVDAFGGLDTLVNCVGIFDFYRRIQDIPAELIDQAFDEMFRINVLSHIHSVKAAVPALMGQDGASIVLTESASSFYPGRGGLLYVASKFAVRGVVTALAHELAPRIRVNGVAPGGTLNTDLRGLDSLDLGARRLDAAPDRARELAARTPLGVALSGEDHAWSYVFLASHRSRGLTGETIHPDGGFSLGPPPQRN, encoded by the coding sequence ATGACTGGCTGGCTGGCGGGCAAACGCGCATTGATCGTCGGCGGAGGTTCGGGTATCGGTCGGGCCACGGTCGACGCGTTCCTGAACGAGGATGCCCGGGTGGCCGTGCTCGAGTACGACAGCGGTAAGTGCGCCACGCTGCGCCATCAGCTGCCCGACGTTCCGGTGATCGAGGGCGATGGGACCACCCGCACCGCCAACGACGAAGCAGTGCAGGTCGCTGTCGACGCCTTCGGCGGACTCGACACATTGGTGAACTGCGTGGGGATTTTCGATTTCTACCGCCGTATTCAGGACATCCCCGCCGAGCTGATCGACCAGGCGTTCGACGAAATGTTTCGCATCAACGTCCTGAGTCATATCCACTCAGTCAAGGCAGCAGTGCCGGCGCTGATGGGCCAGGACGGCGCCTCGATCGTGCTCACCGAGTCCGCGTCATCGTTCTATCCAGGACGCGGCGGCCTGCTGTATGTGGCGTCGAAGTTCGCGGTGCGCGGCGTAGTCACTGCACTGGCTCACGAACTCGCGCCGAGGATCCGTGTGAACGGTGTCGCCCCCGGGGGGACGTTGAACACCGACCTGCGCGGACTCGACAGCCTCGACCTTGGCGCCCGCCGTCTGGATGCTGCACCAGATCGGGCCCGCGAATTGGCTGCTCGCACACCGCTGGGCGTGGCCCTATCGGGTGAAGACCACGCGTGGAGTTACGTCTTCCTCGCTTCTCACCGCTCCCGCGGGCTCACCGGCGAAACGATCCATCCCGACGGCGGTTTCAGCCTCGGACCCCCACCCCAGCGGAATTGA
- a CDS encoding ferredoxin, with protein sequence MGGVIKAKREVCQGYANCVVAAEDYFDIDDRGLVEVRKTEVPSADRTRVEEAARSCPVAALEVVDE encoded by the coding sequence ATGGGCGGAGTTATAAAGGCTAAGCGCGAGGTATGTCAGGGCTACGCGAACTGTGTCGTTGCGGCCGAGGATTACTTCGACATCGACGATCGGGGACTCGTGGAGGTCCGCAAGACGGAGGTTCCTTCCGCGGACAGGACCCGGGTCGAGGAGGCTGCGCGCAGCTGTCCGGTGGCAGCGTTGGAAGTCGTAGACGAATGA